Genomic DNA from Telopea speciosissima isolate NSW1024214 ecotype Mountain lineage chromosome 2, Tspe_v1, whole genome shotgun sequence:
CTGAACCAGCTGGATGACAAATTATAGTTTCAGAAGAAATACTGTGGCTGTATTTGTCTCTTCTATAATTTTTATCATTGAAGTACTTTGTTATGTCATGTGTCTGCGCAGAAATTTTTATGGGGGCAGGGTAGTTTGTTTGTGTGAACCCTCTGCGTTCTGATATTCAGGGCCAAGAAATATTTGTGGCTGTTACCTTTTTTCTTTATGGGTAATAAAGAAATTCATTAAAGATAAGGAAAGTTACATCCGGTGATAAATATAATGGCTGGCATCATTATGAACTATAGTAGCCAAAATCGGATGAATACTCATCAGGGTAAGTACAAAATTTCTTCTctaaagaaggaagagaagtaaTATAGTCCAATGGTTGATTCTCCTCTCTCCAGACATGCTGAAATATCACATTAACGAAGTCACCAATTGTTTGTGAAATAGCACTCCTCAAGTACAGAACACCCCAAGGTCAGTGGACTTTGCCTCGAGGAAATCCACTGCCACCTTAAAATCTGATCAAACTGAGTCCTTCTGTAACCCCTTCTCCTTACAAAGCAACAATCCTTTATAAATTGCAAGAATCTCCATAGCCAGGATAGATCTGCCCTCTCCCCCTTCACACATAGGTTAAAATGGGATTACAATCATACTGTCTAGCAATTCCTCCATAGAATGCCCTATCTTGATTTAGCAAACCATCACAGTGTAATGCAATAATACCATCTAAGGGACACCTGCAAGAGCaagtttttgggattttggagATCCATAAAACTTGAACCCCAAATTTACTAGCCAGATGATTGTTTCTTGAATTATCCACTCCCGACAAATTCAGAAACAGACACCGATCCAAGACATCCGCTTTAATATCATTAACTAGCATGGGCCTAGTTCTGGTCTTGTTTTGAAAGAGTCTGAAGTTTCTTTCCTGCCAAATATGAGTAAGAGTAGCACAAAAAGAAAGTTTGCCAAGCATTGTAATGTAATTCAAATGCCCAAACTTATGCGCCACCCAAATAGCTACGTCAACTAGGCTCTGCCTTTGACATCTCAAATTAGTACACAACATTTGAATTTCTTCCCAGACAAGAGAAGTGAAACTGCACTGAAAGAACAGATACATTctaaatttatttataatataggCAAGGAGTACTGGTTCAGTATCCCTTCTTTTTTGTTACCCAGTTATGTATGATGGATAATTGGTCTAGTATTCTCTCCATCAAGGTCAGTAGCCATATACAGTAATTGGTATTGATGTTCTTTCTAACTGCATTTTATCATAGACTCTTAAGGTTATACGTATCACTGCTGTCAATgtattttcttagtttctaaAGCCTGTTGATTAACAAGTTATTCTGCACTATTCAACGGATAGAGTGAGTTTCTCTGCAACTGTGATTGATTGCATGTTATATTGCACGATAATACCTTTTAAATTTTTGTGACAGACTTGCACATGTCATGTGATGCGTTTCATTCATTGCATCtaaccacaacaacaacaaaaacaactactcagccttatcccaactaaatggggtcggctacatggatccttgccctccaatcagctctattcaaggtcatacttgatacaagacctaagctatgcatgtctttcctcaccacttctcgtAGGGTCATTTTTGGCCTATCTCTCACTCTTTTAGTCCCTTCAATCTGAAGCAAATCACTCCTTCATATTTGagtatccaaaggcctccattgaatatggccatgccacctcaaacgactttctcgtagcttatcatgtatcggagctactcccaagtaagctctaatatgatcattcatTACTTTACCTCTTCAttgttttgccactcatccatctcaacatccttatctctgcaccatacatcatagccggtcgtgtGATTGTCCTATAAATTTGCTTTAAGTTTAAATGAATAcgccaatcacacaacactcagcacacacctctccacttcatccatcgtattttaattttctgtgaaacatcatcctctatatcagcttctttatttatgattgagcccaaatacctaaaataaatACTTTGCAGAATCGCCCTCTCTTCAATTTTCACCCCCTCATTATCTGTCCTAgtgttactaaagttacacaccatatactacgtcttcattctacttatcttaaaaccttttgattccaaggttgatatCCATTACTCCAATTTGGAtatcatccaccaaaacaatatcgttagaaaaaagcatacaccaaggagaCTCGTCTTGATATAGATAGTTACCTTATTCAGTCAAGTCTACATAGTTTGTGGCTTCCTCATAGTTTTGCATGATATTAGCATAGTTCCACATGCATCATTATCCAATTATTATactcatttttctttccacttTCTATGGCGAGTATTAGATGATGGGGGAAAGAATGGTGTATGTAATGTGTTTGTGTGTTCAGGTGGCCTTTTGGAGTGTGGGGTAGATGAATGGTCGCTGCATGAAAGAATTTCTATTTTATGAGTGTAGGTATACTATGTCATAGTTTGACATGACTAGTGTAACTTATTTAGTTATTTGGGAAAAAGTGGCCCATACCTTACAAGCTTCATGATATTTTCTTGAAAATTGGAGATAAATTCCTGATATTTTTCACAGTAGTTAATGCATTTCTTTTGTAATTGGACTGGGCTTCTATCTTTGTCAAGGGTGCTTTCCTTTGAGGTGGCATATGTTGAGTGCCCTTTACATGCACATGCAGATGCATTTGTGCAGCTTGATCATCTCTTGACGTGTTTTGCCTGATGGGTTCTATTTGGTCTGTCCTGGCACCACTCCATCTTGAAATGAGAATGTGATATGACTAAGAGGTGCAAAGTGAACATGAGGAGGCACCATTAAGGTTGGTCTTATAATTATCACTATGTTTAGTTCTCAATCAAACAGTTCAGATTTCAGAAACAATTTTGTCCTGCTCTTGGAATTTTAATGATGCTGTTATCTGGAAGTCTGCGATCTTATAATGGTTATTTTTGCTTCTTTTGTATCATGCTTTTTCCTTGCATTGCTTTTTCATCGCATGTTGAATCAAGTCCGATTAAGAACATTTTTCGTTTTAGTTTGAAAATTCTATTTGATATCTTATTAGAGGGAATATTTTATTGTGGAAGGTGACTTATTTGATTAAAACGTTGTCCACCGGTATTCTCAAGTTCACTACTAAATATAAACTGGCTGGAAAATGTGTCCTGTATTTGTTGGTGATTACAGAAGTTGCAGGATTTTATGCTTCAGCTTAGTAATGGTGGCAGTGTTCATCCTTCCAAATGAATATATCTTTGTATTTGTAGGTAAAATGGGCGTTTGTGATGTTATTATGATCTCTGAATTAAGAGGAGGTGAAGGTAGTTTCGTGTCCCCATATTGTGTAGTTCCATCTTATCATATCCAGATACTATTCTTTTGTGTGAGATAGAATCACTGATTGCATTTTGGAAGTGACTTTTTTACTCAAAGACAGCTTTAGGACCCTTGAATCATTCTTGTATTTGTTCCTCTCTTTGCTAATGACAGCAGCTTCGTTCTTTGGTTAGCTTTATTATGAATATGAATGTGTCATTTGAGGTTTTTTCTATTGGTGTTGTCTTGTTGTCTCCATAACTGTTAGCTTATTATTATTTCTAGATCTGCATTGGTGTTTTATATTTCTAGGGATTTGTTTTTGACAGAGTTTATTTATTCTGCATGACTTGATTGAGAAATGTGTAGATAGGCTACTTAATTAAGGTGGTGTTATAGAAGCACTTCTAGTCCTTGAATACATGTCAATGTCTTCTGTTGCAAGCTGCACAAAAATTAGAGGAAGAAGCTATTTAAAACCAAACTCTTTCAAAAGATAAATAAGAAATTAATCTGCACAAACATATGCTGAGGAGTTGGCAGTCAACTCACAAGTTGGAAGAGTAATATTGCTTGATAATTGATATCTTGTTTTCCAAACACAAACTCCAATCAAGTGGAAAAGGTGGTGATGTAAAAAATAACACtgcatttaaaattttcacCCACAAGAATGGATAATTGGAATTGGACCTACCAACCTAACGGTAAAGAACTAAGATTGTACTCATTGAGTCAGTTGATCTTGTTTGAAACCAATCACGTTGTGCATGTCCTTGTATAAATTTATGATTGCTCTTTGTATGCACCAATTACACAAATTAAGCTAATATTATACAGGTATTTTGTTGCTGTAAGCATTTAAATATGGTTGCAATCACATTTTCTGCAAGTACTTCTGTGTAAGCAATGCAGTCACTGAGCTCCATTACGAGTAATACTCAATAGGCGTTaggatttcttttatttctgtttgATTAGTAATAGGCATTAGGATCCTTCAAGTCTTGGTGTTTCAGATAGTATCTTTGTGGTTTTGATTTATTGTAAATAGTCCTGATTAGTTGTGCTTGGCAACCATGCTGAAATGAGTGACTTAGATACTGTTTCATTAAAAATTTTTGGTCATGTTTAACAATCTCAAAAAGGATAAATCTATTGTACAAATCCTctattagttttcttttcctgaatttatttttcagttaCTAATTTATTACCCAGAATATTTAGGTTATTTAGTTACATATGTATAGATTGTCATAGTCAAACATAATATAACATTTCTTTCCTTCCAGGCATAGATCAATAGACATGACAGTTCTGCATGGAACTGGTTTTAAGTGTAAGCATTAGTTTAGGTGCTTGATTTATTATTTGGGAATATTGGGCCCACTGTAGTTCCTTTTGAGGCCCAGGATGTGGTCTCAGGAAGGGTCCTCCTCCCACCCCCTGGGGTGGTGGGGTAGAATGGAGAGGCATCTGTTTATCTTGAACCGCTTCATTTACCTTTCAGACATTACACATGATGTATGAGTGTAGTACCGGCCTGTTTCATGTTCCAATGACAGACTAGATGGAATTCCTTTCGGTAACCAGGTCCATAGTGGTTTGCCCAACTGTTGTTGCCACTTTTTGGGAACTGCTAATAATTTAGCTTGAATGTCGCAAATAACTTTTTAAAATTGAGTGATTATCACTTATCTCCAATGACGTCAAAACCTGGTGGTTTCCCCAACAATGAGTATTTAGAAATGTTGATAGGTATACAAGTAAAATGTTAACCAAATGACCTAACAGTTGCACGTAATTGCAAAGCTAAATCATTTATCTCAAATGACGTCAAAACCTGTATATCCTGTATAGCAACTTGAAGGTTACCTTGTGTGGCACATTGACCATTTTGTTTAACATAAAAGGTTCcgagttaaaaaaataaaaaataaaaaataaaagcactGTACATATTATTCATTGAGAAGATGAAATCTCCATTCTTACTCATTAATTTTAGACAATTATTTTCATACCTGTTAGttgttattttctgttttcctttAGTTATTATTCAATGTTTCTAAATTCTACGTTCCTTTTCTACCTTCTCACAGAGGAAATCTCTATATCACTCTTTTGCCCACATCTGATTTGCGCGTCTCATTTGCTGGGGATGATGGCTGCACAGAGAAAGTAGTTACATTGAGTAGCAATTCTGAAAGCTCTGTGGCAATAGAAGATATCCCAGCTGACAATTCTGGTCGTTCTTTCCTAATAAAGCTACCAGATGGGAAAGTCTCATACTTCTGGTGCTCGGAAAAATCAAAGCTCCTTGGCATGGAGTTGCTTGCAAAGGTATAATTAATACTACATTGATCAATATAATCCAGGGTGTTTTGGTAGAATTTTGATATAGTTGGGCctcattttccttttctatgCACAGATGAAGGATATTGTTAATAGGAAGCCTTCTTTAGCTCAGCTAACTGGCATCAGTGAGTCACGCCTCGACTGCTTTGCAACTCATCTCCGTGCTTATCTAATTGGGTCAACAGTGAGCAACCCCCAATCAAATGCAAATGTGTCGTCTTTTTCTTCAGTGGGTACTGTATCCAACTCTCCTGAGTTGGACCCAATCATCCAACTTGTGCCTGCATCTACAAAGCCATGCCGTGCACGATACAACAGTAGTCAAGCAGTAAAAACTCATGCCCTCTATCAAGGCAGCCTCAGCCCAAGATCTAATTCTTTCAAGGATGGCTTGCCAAGGAACATTTCCCTTGCTAAAAGTGTTTCTAGGGAAAAGATCAAGCGACGGGGAGATGGTCATCTTTCAGTTGAGAACCTACCTGTTGCTTCCACATCTGCTGCACAAGGATGTACTACTACCTGCACTAAAAAGGACGACCACCTTCTGGAGGTCAGTGGATCCCAGCCCCTATTGCCATTAGGCTTCTTGCAATCTCTTGGGAAGCTGGATTCTCTACCCGCATTAAGTCCATTGTCATCCCAAATTCCATCCATGAGTGCTTCAAATTATTCCCCCTACTACTGCTGGTGCCCTCCCTGCACATCAACCTTGCAATGCTCTGCAACACTTCCACAACTTCCTATCCCCTGGAGTGATTCTTTGTCACTGCCTACTGTGTCTTCCTTATTATCGGACATGAGATCCCCTAGTACCCTGTTCCCACCAAAAAGTTCTCTTGATATCACTGATATCATATCATTGGATTTCCCCGCTCTCCTGCCTGACCCAGTGAATCAGTTACCCCTCCCAGTTTCTTCGATCATCTCTGCAGTAAGCTCGCAGCAGATTCCAACTTTCACTCCCTTGATGTGTGACCCTATAGTGCACATTCTTGATGTCTGCTCTTCAGGTCAAGGCTACTTGGTCAGTGCAGGGCCTGCTATTTCAACCACTATACCATCTTTGCACCCAAACATTGTGGGCCCGTTGATGGCAGAAACAGAATCAGTGGTAGAGAAGGGTGCAAGGGAAACGCTTCGGCTGCTCATTAGTTCAACTCAGACAAATCCACAACTGATGGGTGTGCTACCTGTTTTGAACAGCACCGACGAAAAACATGGTAACCTTGCTGCAGAAAGCAGGGCACTTTATAATGGAATAGGAGATGTTGGCGCCATTGAAAACACAGGTGGTGTGGTGGGATTAGTTTCTCGGCAAATGATACATTGCAGGGAGGATGATTTGGACAACATATCACAGGTTACGGAGGGCCCTGAAAAGTCCTGTTCGGATGATAGTGGAGGGGCTACAGACTGACTGGAATGTTGAAAGttttttgccttttgtttttGCACCTCCACCACATGTATCCAAGGAAAAAGTGTAAATATGTACGTCGCTGTTCTTGACATTATCAAGTTCATTTCATTGAAAAGTACGTCGTGCATGTGAGCCAATTTGTGCTTTTGGAGACTGAGGAGTATTAAGTGTAGGCATGTATCCAAGGAAAAGTGTAAATATGTATGTGCTGTAATTCGGACATTTTCTAGTTCGTTGAAAAGCTTATAATTGATGCGAGTCAATTTGTGTTTTTTGGAGATTGAAGAGTCTgccttaggctgtgtttggaagccaagagaagaaaagaagattctGTAAATTTTCTTGGCCTTCATATTTTCTAGTTGTTTGTTTGATaaatttaagaaagaaaattctgttttaaaaaaaatcataaaatttaATACTTTCCATCGGACCCTAAAACTAATCTCGTTGTCCACACGAGGAATGGTGAGAAAAGTTTTGGTCGAATAGTCCTCCATTCCTCCCCGAAGAGAGCTCGAGCTTGATCTCCAGCATCTCTCTCGTCAGAAGGTTAGACAACGGTTGCCATGGCTGCGGCTTTTTAattccttccctttcctttccccCTGTATGCAACTGTGGCGTTATTGTAAGGTTGAAAATGTGGTCaaggaaagaggagaagaagcagaaacCTGCCAATTTTGTGGTTCTTGCCATGCCACAGTTAGGAATggcaaatttcttctttttttttctccttctttttctttggctgTTACGGCCAGTGTGACCCttggctccgtttgtttcattgtaaaattttacttaaaattttcacttaaaaaaaaattagatgtaaaattttaaatgttggaAAGTGTTgcaatgtttgttttttgatggaaacaaacattagaaaacTTTTCAACAAGTAAAATTTGCTGTGGAAAATtttccaggtaaaattttaccCCGCAACAAACAGAGCTCAGAAGATTTCTTCCCGAATTCCCCTTCCTTGCCCTTTTTGCAGTTGGAATGGGGTGTGGATTAACTGCTTACTGATGATTCTCTTGCTGCTGTGATGTTTCAAAATTTGGAGAATAGGGAACTTCATAACAAAATTGTTGGTCCCCAGTTTCCCATTAgcattttcttctatttctttattctttCCTGGTGATAAAAGTCCTGCAGAGATTTCAGAATCCAGTGGGACAGAGAAGGGGGCCCTGCCCTTATGCTTTGTTGTGTCCTTTCTACCTTTATTTtcactcttatttttttttgtagttacTGATTATGTAGTGAATTGCTCCATTGGGGTTAATTTGCCTTTCAGTGTGTGGAGATTCAATGAGATTCTTATGGTTGGAGAATTCAAATTACAGTAAATATTTTGTTTGATCTGGTTTAACCTAGCTTGCACTTGTCATTTTCAGTCTGGTGAGAGATGGGTCTGAAAATAAAGTGAGGTGGTGATAGATGGATATTTTGGGTATATAGTATCTActtaattttgttttggggggaAATTATGTACAACTGAGCTAAGTTTTGGGGAAAGGGAAGAGGAGCAGAAAAGCTCTTTAGTTTTGTGCTTGCTGAATAGTTATAATTATCGTATTTCATgttttgttgtattattatttcaaAAGGCATTTTTTGAGTCAATGTACTATTTCAAAAAAACACTTTCAATGtgagtcaaagtttcaaaaatgtgtcttttgtttcatttcctCCTTTTTACTTCCCtccatttttttggtttgaatttgtTGTGCACTTCTGTGTGCAAGAGGCAatattgagctcaagaatagtcccacattagTTGTGGGAGAGTAACTTGAGggctatatatatatggttggtTCCTTAAGGTGTGAACCCTTTGGAGAGGTAGTCCCCCTAcgctctagtgtgtgggggggcccttggggtgcttttgaattaCGTGCGCGCCGAACCGGGGCCGGGGCAGGGGCCGTGGCCGTGGTCGGGGTGGGGGCAAAACCATATTTTTAGATAGTATAAGTTTTgcacttttgagttttaattttcatattaaaactcggtttggttcacccatggttcatctatacggttgaaccaTATATACCTATTCGTACACATATACGGATAGATACACCCTCTCCCTATACGTGAAGGAAATACGTACTGTCATACCTCCTTTGCAAGAGTTGCACCCTGTACGTAGGTCACCTGCATTTGTATGGatatatcccttcatgaaagggtactccaacACTATATATACAAAGTCTTGCATGCCATTTGTTACACACAACAGATTTCGTTTTCTATCTTTGCAATTGTTCATTCCAGAGACAGTTTTACCTTACTGTATCTTCTATAAACAGAGTGATAGTATAGCCGTTTGGAATCCTTAGTACTCGTATCAGGTTCTGCAATCTATATGTTTaggagttgtttcatcttggagggttaggtgcaaggtcaacctcATTGCAGAAGTGGGGgcatctaaaaccttaaggaaagtatttctcagatacgactcaactcaccATGTTCGTGATTGTTTCTGTTTGTGTTGTTCGGAGTTCTCCTTTCTGGTTCGTGTCTCGGTGCTGATAATAGGTATTTTTCTATTTACTGTGTTACAGATTagtcttacagtatatgccttgtataacaatcttaaggttTTAGATATTTGGCTTTTTTTTCCTGTGTAAGACTATGGCTGAGAATAATACTGTGGACCCAACTGCTACTGAGGACCCTCcacctactgctgctgctgcccaaAATACTGCTGCTGCCATACAACCGAGTATGAAAAAACTGAGAATAGTCTCAGAGTTTGATAAGATAGCACAGTTCACCGGGCATAATTTTAAACGGTGGAAACAGATGATGCTATTTGCCTTGACGCAAATAGGGGTGGTGTTTGCATTGACTGATCCCAAGCCTCCGTCAAGTGAGAATGTTGCTCTTGATATGAAGAGGATTGCTTGGATAGAAGCAGACTTTCAATGCAAAAACAGGATTCTGAATGCTCTGTCAAATGAATTGTACAATGTTTACAATTCCTTTGACCATGcctacatgatttggaaagctCTTGTCAACAAATATACTCTTGAGGATGCTGGTTTAAAGAAGTATGTGGTGTCAAATTTCTTGAACTTCCAGATGACTGAAGGTGAAACCATTTCTTCTCAAGTAGACAAATTCCAAGTTATGGTTGGGAATTTGGCTAAAGAGAACATGATTTTACCGGATCTTTTTGTCACAAGTTCTTTGATTGATAAACTACCTGACTCTTGGAAGGATTTCAAAACTactatgaaacacaagaggaaAGACTGGTCCTTTGATCAAGTGGTAGTTCGAATCAAAATAGAGGAACGGAACCGTATCAAAGACAAATGTGAAAAGCCTATTGGATACATTAGATCCAATGCTAATCTggtggaaacagagaagaaaccaaatctCAAGAGGAAAGACAATTATGTTCAGAAGAATACAAACTCAAAcaggaagaaaggaaattgcTTCATATGCGGCAAGCCGGGCCACTTCAAGAAAGACTgcagaaataagaagaaggtgATGCCAGATAAGGCAAAAGTCAATCTTGTTGAAGAGGAAGTTTTTGCAGCAATGATAACCGAAgtgtttttggttgaaaaaccaaatgaccGGATAATTGACACAGGTGCTACCAGGCACATCTGTGGGGATCGAAACTCTTTTTTGAGTTATTCTATTTTAGATGATCAAGTCTATATGGGCAACTCCTAGTCATCCAAGGTTATCgttaaagggaaaattacattgaaGCTCTGCTTAGGAAAGACACTTGTCTTGGACAATGTGCTGCATGTGCCAGAACTTAGACGCAATCTTATTTCAGGGCCACTTCTCAACAAAGCAGGaatgaagttactttttgagtCTGACAAGCTTGTTGTTCtgaaaaatgatgtatttgtgGGCAAGTGGTATCTTAGTAATGAACTATTTGTACTAAGTGTTTCTgaagtaataaaagataagccaagtgcttcttctgcttaccttattgattattatgatttGTGGCATGGTAGATTAGGTCACTGCAATACATCTTACATTTCTTATATGTATAAGAAAAGCTTAATTGACAATTATATTAAGTAACCGTTGACTAAGGGTCCCACATGTGTGGAgacaaaattcactaaaaaacCACATAGGTCAATAGAACAGCAAAGTGGCTTTCTTGATTTGGTGCATAGTGATCTTTGTGATTATAAGTCACTTGAATCTAGAGGAGACAAAAAATAAGTTGTTATATTCATAGATGACTACTCTAGATTCACCATGATTTACCTTCTTAAGTCCAAGGATGAAGCAAGTAATGCTTTTATATCCTATATGACAgaggtggaaaatcaattagGGAGAAAAGTGAAAAGGCTTAGAACTGATAGAAGTACTAAATACTCTAATCTTGCTCAGTTTTGTGAGGAacatggtattattcatgagACCACCGCTCCTTATCAACCTGACTCTAATGGGgtagcagaaagaaaaaatcgaacattgaaggaaatgatgaattcaatgcTCATAAACTCAGGGTTACCCCTAGACATGTGGGGGGATGCCATTTTATCGGTGTGTTACATTTTAAATAGAGTTCCACATGAGAAAACGAGACTGTTACCttttgaattatggtatggaagaaaacctactataaagcatttaagggtatggggttgtctagccaaagtggctatactagaactaaagaaaagaaaactaggACCAAGgacatgtgattgtgtttttgttggatatgcAGTGCACAGTACTGCATATCGATTTATGGTTATTAAAATCATAGATGATGTGTTTGAAGAAAATGACATCATTGAGTCAAGAGATGCAGAATTCTTTGAGAATGTATTTCCTCTTAAGTCTAACTTACTAGAAAGTAAGGTTGATAGTAGTGtatcatcttttggacaagcagTGTCAAAAGAAATTGAGCCTATACCTGGTGATTCAAGTTAATTACGAAAAAGTAAGAGACAaagaaaaactatttttttggaCGGTGATTGGGTTGTCTACCTTTTAGTCAAGGATCCTTTATCGTATAAAGAAGCGGTTACATCTTTAGATGCCGTGTTTTGAAAAGAGGCCATCAAAAGTGAACTAGATTTCATTTTAGCCAATCACACATGGATATTAGTTGACTTACCTAAAGGTTCCAAAGTATTGGACACTAAGTGgatatttcaaaagaaattgaaaccagatggatcactagataagtttaaagaccatttagtagTAAAAGActttagacaaaagaagaatatagattactttgacacatttgctcc
This window encodes:
- the LOC122651993 gene encoding uncharacterized protein LOC122651993 isoform X1 is translated as MENPKREGSIDENKIEGSDRLNQTSDEISDESAVGVSSRESEVACVSSRGPSITSRESGRISGSERDLTERLRGIFRDEVDEDLLLQRTDQGNGILQWLQALDVQVMGGCRADERLKPLLKLNVSSGVTDDCLLAHISQHFEAPEVGMLARCLCIPLVTMRVGKVVKQGTLLCPTAKRGNLYITLLPTSDLRVSFAGDDGCTEKVVTLSSNSESSVAIEDIPADNSGRSFLIKLPDGKVSYFWCSEKSKLLGMELLAKMKDIVNRKPSLAQLTGISESRLDCFATHLRAYLIGSTVSNPQSNANVSSFSSVGTVSNSPELDPIIQLVPASTKPCRARYNSSQAVKTHALYQGSLSPRSNSFKDGLPRNISLAKSVSREKIKRRGDGHLSVENLPVASTSAAQGCTTTCTKKDDHLLEVSGSQPLLPLGFLQSLGKLDSLPALSPLSSQIPSMSASNYSPYYCWCPPCTSTLQCSATLPQLPIPWSDSLSLPTVSSLLSDMRSPSTLFPPKSSLDITDIISLDFPALLPDPVNQLPLPVSSIISAVSSQQIPTFTPLMCDPIVHILDVCSSGQGYLVSAGPAISTTIPSLHPNIVGPLMAETESVVEKGARETLRLLISSTQTNPQLMGVLPVLNSTDEKHGNLAAESRALYNGIGDVGAIENTGGVVGLVSRQMIHCREDDLDNISQVTEGPEKSCSDDSGGATD
- the LOC122651993 gene encoding uncharacterized protein LOC122651993 isoform X2; the protein is MENPKREGSIDENKIEGSDRLNQTSDEISDESAVGVSSRESEVACVSSRGPSITSRESGRISGSERDLTERLRGIFRDEVDEDLLLQRTDQGNGILQWLQALDVQVMGGCRADERLKPLLKLNVSSGVTDDCLLAHISQHFEAPEVGMLARCLCIPLVTMRVGKVVKQGTLLCPTAKRGNLYITLLPTSDLRVSFAGDDGCTEKVVTLSSNSESSVAIEDIPADNSGRSFLIKLPDGKVSYFWCSEKSKLLGMELLAKMKDIVNRKPSLAQLTGISESRLDCFATHLRAYLIGSTVSNPQSNANVSSFSSVGTVSNSPELDPIIQLVPASTKPCRARYNSSQAVKTHALYQGSLSPRSNSFKDGLPRNISLAKSVSREKIKRRGDGHLSVENLPVASTSAAQGCLLEVSGSQPLLPLGFLQSLGKLDSLPALSPLSSQIPSMSASNYSPYYCWCPPCTSTLQCSATLPQLPIPWSDSLSLPTVSSLLSDMRSPSTLFPPKSSLDITDIISLDFPALLPDPVNQLPLPVSSIISAVSSQQIPTFTPLMCDPIVHILDVCSSGQGYLVSAGPAISTTIPSLHPNIVGPLMAETESVVEKGARETLRLLISSTQTNPQLMGVLPVLNSTDEKHGNLAAESRALYNGIGDVGAIENTGGVVGLVSRQMIHCREDDLDNISQVTEGPEKSCSDDSGGATD